A genomic window from Coleofasciculus chthonoplastes PCC 7420 includes:
- the gltB gene encoding glutamate synthase large subunit produces the protein MTNRSINPNQQYQTWNRDDVPYPGQRWLVEERDACGVGFIASVAGVASHELIEQALSALTCLEHRGGCSADRDSGDGAGLMTTIPWGLFTSWFEEQGITMPQTDQLAVGMVFLPQDGTKATKVRDIVGGVFEHDGFTVLGWRVVPLNESVVGPQALENQPQIEQIIVSCPHQTGNDRERLLYKTRRRIGSALEADGTLHWSDDLYICSLSSRTIVYKGMVRSAVLGEFYQDLKHPEFQSPFAVYHRRFSTNTLPKWPLAQPMRLLGHNGEINTLLGNINWMKAREADLSHPVWGNEMEDLKPTVDPDNSDSATLDNIFELLVRSRRSPLEALMIMVPEAYKNQPDLQDHPEIVDFYEYYSGVQEPWDGPALLVFSDGQVVGATLDRNGLRPARYSITRNGYVVVGSEAGVVDLPEADIVEKGRLGPGQMIAVDLANHEILKNWDIKQRVAQRLPYGDWLKQHRQVLSPQPFTDTPQLDAKALLQQQTAFGYTAEDLDMILEPMVSQGKEPTFCMGDDIPLAILSDKPRLLYDYFKQRFAQVTNPPIDPLRESLVMSLSMELGERGNLLEAKPEYAQLLKLKTPVLNEAELNSVKTSGFATTELSTLFEISAGPDGLKNAIDRLCDQADQAVKSGSKVLILSDKIGGSVGENTSYIPPLLAVGAVHHHLIRAGLRMKVSLVVETAQCWSTHHFACLIGYGASAIHPYLALESVRQWWSNPKTQKLMNRGKLEPLTIEEAQKNYRKAVEAGLLKILSKMGISLLSSYQGAQIFEALGIGAEVLDLAFRGTTSRLGGLNLAELAQEVMAFHQRAFPELTGKKLENFGFIQYRPGGEYHMNSPEMAKALHKAVASVKNGNGKTDNGKTAYDHYEVYKKYLEDRPVTALRDLLDFNSDRTPIPIEEVEPVAEIVQRFCTGAMSLGSLSREAHETLAIAMNRIGGKSNSGEGGEDPVRFKVLDDVDNQGNSPTLPHLKGLRNGDTASSATKQVASGRFGVTPEYLMSGKQLEIKIAQGAKPGEGGQLPGKKVSPYIAMLRRSKAGVPLISPPPHHDIYSIEDLAQLIFDLHQINPEAKVSVKLVAEIGIGTIAAGVAKANADVIQISGHDGGTGASPLSSIKHAGVSWELGVTEVHRALMNNQLRDRVILRADGGFKTGWDVLMAALMGAEEYGFGSVSMIAEGCIMARICHTNNCPVGVATQQEHLRKRFTGIPDHVVNFFYFVAEEVRSLLARLGYRKLDEVIGRADLLQQREDIGLTKTSTVSVKCLTDLPDTSRDRSFLNHEAVHSNGPVLDDQLLADPEMQVAIANHGTITKDLAVLNTDRSVGTRLAGAIAKQYGDTGFEGQITLNFKGAAGQSFGAFNLPGMTLRLVGEVNDYVGKGMHGGEIIITPPTEATYNPAENVIVGNTCLYGATGGTLFANGWAGERFGVRNSKGQAVIEGAGDHCCEYMTGGVIVVLGRVGRNVGAGMTGGLAYVLDEDSQFPAKVNPEIVKIQRVTTSAGEQQLKALIQAHVDRTGSDKAKTILANWSDFLGKFWQVVPPSEEDTPEANPEAVAQRELSPVQ, from the coding sequence ATGACAAACAGGAGCATCAACCCAAATCAACAGTATCAAACTTGGAATCGAGACGATGTACCCTATCCAGGACAACGATGGTTAGTGGAAGAACGAGATGCTTGCGGTGTTGGCTTTATCGCCTCAGTCGCAGGTGTCGCTAGCCATGAACTGATTGAACAGGCACTTTCGGCATTAACCTGTTTAGAACATCGCGGTGGTTGTAGCGCTGACCGAGATTCGGGTGATGGCGCTGGCTTGATGACGACGATTCCTTGGGGATTGTTTACGTCTTGGTTTGAGGAACAAGGAATTACCATGCCACAAACCGACCAGTTGGCGGTGGGTATGGTATTTTTACCCCAAGATGGGACAAAGGCGACTAAAGTTCGGGACATTGTTGGCGGAGTCTTTGAACACGACGGGTTTACCGTATTGGGTTGGCGTGTCGTTCCCCTAAACGAGTCAGTCGTGGGACCCCAAGCTTTAGAGAATCAACCGCAAATTGAGCAAATTATTGTTAGCTGTCCCCATCAAACGGGGAATGATCGGGAACGTCTCCTCTATAAAACCCGCCGTCGCATTGGCAGTGCTTTAGAAGCTGATGGTACGCTTCATTGGTCGGATGATTTATATATTTGCTCCCTATCGAGTCGTACAATTGTCTATAAAGGCATGGTGCGTTCGGCGGTACTGGGTGAATTTTATCAGGACTTAAAACATCCTGAGTTTCAAAGCCCCTTTGCCGTTTATCATCGCCGTTTTAGTACCAATACCCTACCCAAATGGCCCCTAGCCCAACCGATGCGATTATTGGGACATAATGGGGAAATTAATACGCTGCTGGGTAATATTAACTGGATGAAGGCAAGGGAAGCCGATTTATCGCATCCAGTGTGGGGAAACGAAATGGAAGACCTCAAGCCCACCGTTGATCCGGATAATAGTGACTCCGCTACCCTGGATAATATCTTTGAGTTACTCGTGCGATCGCGTCGTAGTCCTTTGGAAGCCTTGATGATTATGGTGCCCGAAGCCTACAAAAATCAACCCGATTTGCAGGATCATCCGGAAATTGTGGATTTTTACGAATATTACAGTGGCGTTCAAGAACCTTGGGATGGTCCGGCGCTGTTAGTCTTTAGTGATGGTCAAGTCGTTGGTGCAACCCTTGACCGGAATGGATTGCGACCTGCCCGTTATAGTATTACTCGGAATGGTTATGTGGTGGTCGGGTCAGAAGCGGGTGTCGTAGACTTACCCGAAGCAGATATTGTGGAAAAGGGTAGACTCGGACCCGGACAGATGATTGCTGTGGATTTAGCCAACCACGAAATTCTCAAAAATTGGGACATCAAACAGCGAGTTGCCCAACGCCTACCCTACGGGGATTGGCTGAAACAGCATCGTCAGGTTTTATCCCCTCAACCCTTTACCGATACCCCCCAACTTGACGCCAAAGCGTTACTCCAGCAGCAAACCGCCTTTGGCTATACGGCTGAGGATTTGGATATGATCCTGGAACCGATGGTGAGTCAAGGGAAAGAACCCACGTTCTGTATGGGAGATGATATTCCCTTAGCCATCCTCTCCGATAAGCCGCGCCTGCTGTATGACTATTTCAAACAACGGTTTGCCCAAGTCACCAATCCACCGATTGACCCCTTGCGGGAAAGTCTGGTGATGTCTTTAAGTATGGAACTGGGTGAACGGGGGAATCTGTTAGAGGCTAAACCCGAATATGCCCAACTGCTGAAACTGAAAACCCCGGTTCTGAATGAAGCGGAGTTAAATTCAGTAAAAACCTCTGGGTTTGCTACCACAGAACTCTCTACATTATTTGAGATTAGCGCGGGTCCGGATGGGCTAAAAAATGCCATTGACCGATTATGTGACCAAGCCGACCAAGCGGTAAAATCTGGCTCAAAAGTGCTGATTTTGAGCGATAAAATTGGCGGAAGTGTAGGAGAAAACACCAGTTATATTCCACCCCTATTAGCAGTCGGGGCGGTTCATCATCACCTGATTCGGGCAGGATTGCGGATGAAAGTCTCCCTGGTGGTAGAAACAGCCCAATGCTGGAGTACCCATCATTTTGCCTGTTTAATTGGTTATGGGGCGTCGGCAATTCATCCCTATTTGGCATTGGAATCGGTGCGTCAGTGGTGGTCAAATCCCAAGACCCAGAAACTGATGAATCGGGGTAAACTTGAACCCTTAACTATTGAAGAAGCCCAGAAAAATTATCGTAAGGCGGTGGAAGCTGGGTTATTGAAAATCCTGTCAAAAATGGGGATTTCTCTACTCTCGTCTTACCAAGGGGCGCAAATTTTTGAAGCCCTAGGAATTGGTGCAGAGGTATTAGATTTAGCCTTCCGGGGTACAACCTCCCGTTTGGGTGGATTGAATCTGGCAGAATTGGCACAGGAAGTGATGGCGTTCCATCAACGGGCGTTCCCGGAGTTGACGGGTAAGAAACTGGAAAACTTTGGCTTTATCCAATACCGTCCCGGTGGGGAATATCACATGAATAGCCCGGAGATGGCAAAGGCATTGCATAAAGCCGTGGCGTCGGTTAAAAACGGAAACGGCAAAACCGATAACGGGAAGACCGCTTATGACCACTATGAGGTCTATAAAAAATACCTGGAAGACCGCCCGGTCACGGCGTTACGGGATTTACTAGACTTCAACAGCGATCGCACTCCCATTCCCATCGAAGAAGTAGAACCTGTGGCGGAGATTGTCCAGCGCTTCTGTACTGGGGCGATGTCCTTGGGTTCCCTGTCACGAGAGGCACATGAAACTTTAGCCATTGCCATGAATCGGATTGGTGGGAAGTCCAATTCTGGTGAAGGAGGCGAAGACCCAGTTCGGTTTAAAGTCTTGGATGATGTGGATAATCAGGGAAATTCGCCCACATTGCCCCATCTTAAAGGACTACGGAATGGGGATACTGCCAGTTCCGCCACCAAACAGGTAGCCTCCGGGCGCTTTGGCGTGACGCCAGAGTACCTGATGAGTGGTAAACAATTGGAAATTAAAATTGCCCAAGGTGCGAAACCGGGAGAAGGGGGACAGTTACCGGGGAAAAAGGTGAGTCCTTATATTGCCATGTTGCGGCGGTCTAAGGCTGGTGTACCCCTGATTTCTCCACCGCCTCACCATGATATCTATTCGATTGAAGACCTCGCCCAGTTAATTTTTGACCTGCATCAGATTAACCCAGAGGCGAAGGTGTCGGTAAAATTAGTGGCAGAAATCGGCATTGGCACGATCGCCGCAGGTGTAGCTAAGGCAAATGCGGATGTGATCCAGATTTCTGGTCATGATGGGGGAACGGGCGCATCTCCCCTAAGTTCGATTAAACACGCAGGTGTTTCGTGGGAGTTAGGGGTGACAGAAGTGCATCGGGCGCTGATGAACAACCAATTACGCGATCGCGTGATTTTACGGGCAGATGGCGGCTTCAAAACTGGCTGGGATGTGCTGATGGCGGCGTTAATGGGCGCGGAAGAATATGGCTTTGGTTCGGTGTCGATGATTGCGGAAGGCTGTATCATGGCGCGAATTTGCCACACCAATAACTGTCCCGTTGGCGTAGCGACACAGCAGGAACATCTGCGGAAGCGGTTTACCGGAATCCCCGATCATGTCGTCAACTTCTTCTACTTTGTCGCCGAAGAAGTGCGATCGCTCTTGGCACGGTTAGGGTATCGTAAGTTAGACGAGGTAATCGGTCGGGCGGATTTATTGCAGCAACGCGAGGATATCGGGTTAACGAAGACATCCACGGTATCGGTGAAATGCTTAACGGATTTACCGGATACAAGTCGCGATCGTTCGTTCCTCAACCATGAGGCGGTGCATAGTAATGGACCCGTTCTCGATGATCAGTTATTGGCTGATCCAGAGATGCAAGTTGCCATCGCCAACCACGGTACAATCACCAAAGACTTAGCGGTGTTGAATACCGATCGCAGTGTCGGGACACGTCTAGCGGGTGCGATCGCGAAACAATACGGCGATACTGGCTTTGAAGGGCAGATTACCCTCAACTTCAAGGGTGCAGCCGGACAAAGCTTTGGTGCCTTCAATCTGCCCGGAATGACTCTGCGTCTAGTTGGGGAAGTCAATGATTATGTAGGTAAAGGAATGCATGGGGGGGAAATTATTATCACGCCCCCCACTGAAGCCACCTACAACCCCGCCGAAAATGTAATTGTCGGTAATACTTGCCTCTACGGTGCCACAGGCGGTACATTATTTGCCAATGGCTGGGCGGGTGAACGATTTGGTGTCCGCAATTCTAAAGGTCAAGCGGTGATTGAAGGGGCTGGTGATCACTGCTGTGAATACATGACAGGCGGCGTGATTGTGGTATTAGGTCGTGTTGGGCGCAACGTCGGTGCAGGAATGACTGGCGGGTTAGCCTACGTCTTGGATGAAGATTCACAATTTCCGGCAAAAGTCAACCCCGAAATTGTTAAGATTCAACGGGTAACCACATCGGCTGGGGAACAGCAGCTAAAAGCCCTAATTCAAGCCCACGTTGACCGCACCGGAAGTGATAAAGCCAAGACAATTCTGGCAAATTGGTCAGACTTCTTAGGCAAATTCTGGCAAGTGGTGCCCCCCTCGGAAGAAGATACCCCAGAAGCCAATCCCGAAGCAGTGGCACAACGGGAGTTAAGTCCAGTTCAGTAA
- a CDS encoding AbrB/MazE/SpoVT family DNA-binding domain-containing protein has product MSELSKSVEVHLGRQGRLVIPAALRRLLGFEEGDKLVAREEAGRLVLEKPEAIKQKLKARFAQIPKNRSLVDELIAERRQAARKEETE; this is encoded by the coding sequence ATGAGTGAACTATCCAAATCCGTAGAAGTACATTTGGGTCGTCAGGGGCGGTTAGTCATTCCGGCAGCGTTGCGGCGATTGTTGGGGTTTGAGGAAGGGGATAAGCTAGTTGCCCGTGAGGAGGCGGGGCGGTTGGTGTTGGAAAAGCCAGAGGCGATTAAGCAAAAGTTGAAGGCACGGTTCGCACAGATACCCAAAAATCGCAGTTTGGTCGATGAGTTGATCGCTGAACGTCGCCAAGCCGCGAGAAAGGAAGAGACTGAATGA
- a CDS encoding type II toxin-antitoxin system VapC family toxin, translating to MTVVLDASALLAYLKGEPGEEVVDSVLTESVISSVNWAEVVQKAIAAGVEVDGMVDDLQALGLTVEPFTLEDGEMAGRLWESTRQAGLSLGDRACLSLGWRLGVRVLTCDRAWAALNLSVDVQVIR from the coding sequence ATGACGGTAGTGTTGGACGCTTCAGCTTTGCTGGCTTATCTGAAGGGTGAGCCGGGAGAAGAGGTTGTAGATAGTGTGTTAACTGAGTCGGTGATATCCAGTGTGAACTGGGCGGAAGTCGTGCAGAAGGCGATCGCGGCAGGAGTCGAGGTGGATGGCATGGTGGATGATTTGCAGGCACTGGGGCTGACGGTAGAGCCGTTTACGCTGGAGGATGGGGAAATGGCAGGACGACTGTGGGAGTCAACTCGGCAAGCGGGATTATCTTTGGGAGATCGTGCCTGTTTGAGTCTGGGATGGCGATTGGGAGTTCGAGTTTTGACCTGCGATCGCGCCTGGGCTGCTCTCAATTTGTCTGTCGATGTGCAGGTAATTCGCTGA
- a CDS encoding phosphodiester glycosidase family protein, producing MGEILQRLVVQSTLELDREWVESEAVTPSASPSPQTQTFAQTPTQVVGGGTKLSLNGRIVPLAWKQWQVGGVIRTGISDVGVQQLFGLELLSTRNWTRQPIQWFSNPLSTPLVLVAHHRDAYRYLDITEFAQQVGWQFQAQGDTLALTSIPARLDSIRQETQLWGFRIVLDLDRPTPWQVSRSPGEGAIILNAIANPTLVEQFTPPPVVEDEEDEEVEGDEEVEGDEEDNQVLDNQPTIQVETNQTQTTIGISIPEGLQLHVFSLPNPNRLVIELRPNAMVEKDILWAPGIWWRQRTVTLGDHQFPLVWLEVDPKNPQVKLSPMWSHPTTQVGTAPLIKTAQLWKAAAAINGGFFNRNNQLPLGAIRRDGYWYSGPILNRGAIAWTDQHQFKFGRFSLQETLITANGERFPSLFLNSGYVQAGISRYTPAWGVTYTPLTDNEVIWVVQNNQITAQLPGGVAGEESFVIPVNGYLLTHRGHDPNAIAKSLTLGTTVQIEQKTLPVEFNDYPHILGAGPLLLQNRQIVLDAKAENFSNAFAQQSAIRSAIGITANGTLIIAAMHNRVGGRGPNLTETAQLMQQLGAVDALNLDGGSSTGLYLGGHLLDRSPHTAARVHNGLGLFRPYK from the coding sequence ATGGGGGAAATTCTGCAACGTTTAGTGGTTCAGTCAACCCTTGAACTCGATCGCGAATGGGTAGAATCTGAAGCCGTTACCCCCTCAGCTTCTCCCTCACCTCAGACTCAAACTTTCGCTCAAACCCCCACTCAAGTTGTTGGCGGGGGGACAAAACTCTCCTTAAATGGTCGTATCGTACCCCTTGCTTGGAAACAGTGGCAGGTTGGGGGAGTCATTCGCACAGGTATCAGTGATGTAGGAGTTCAACAACTCTTCGGACTAGAATTGTTGAGTACCCGCAATTGGACGCGACAACCGATACAGTGGTTTTCTAATCCCCTGAGTACGCCTCTAGTTCTCGTAGCTCACCATCGTGATGCTTATCGCTATTTAGATATTACAGAGTTTGCCCAACAGGTGGGATGGCAATTTCAAGCTCAAGGAGATACATTAGCGCTAACCTCTATACCTGCACGATTAGACAGTATCCGACAAGAGACGCAGCTATGGGGGTTTAGGATTGTCCTTGATTTAGATCGTCCCACACCTTGGCAAGTGAGCAGAAGTCCTGGTGAAGGGGCGATTATCTTAAACGCGATCGCGAATCCGACTCTAGTTGAACAGTTTACCCCGCCTCCGGTTGTAGAAGATGAGGAAGATGAGGAAGTTGAGGGAGATGAGGAAGTTGAGGGAGATGAGGAAGATAATCAAGTCTTAGACAATCAACCGACGATCCAAGTTGAAACCAATCAAACTCAAACCACTATTGGGATATCGATTCCAGAGGGTTTACAGTTGCACGTTTTCAGCTTACCGAATCCCAATCGCTTAGTGATCGAACTTCGTCCCAATGCCATGGTAGAAAAAGACATTTTGTGGGCGCCCGGTATCTGGTGGCGTCAGCGGACTGTGACTCTGGGTGATCATCAGTTCCCTTTGGTGTGGCTAGAGGTTGATCCAAAGAATCCCCAAGTTAAATTAAGCCCAATGTGGAGTCATCCCACAACTCAAGTGGGAACCGCCCCCCTGATTAAAACAGCACAGTTATGGAAAGCGGCTGCTGCAATTAATGGTGGCTTCTTTAACCGGAATAATCAATTACCATTAGGTGCGATCCGCCGGGATGGATATTGGTATTCTGGTCCCATTCTCAACCGAGGTGCGATCGCGTGGACAGATCAGCATCAATTTAAGTTTGGACGCTTTAGCCTCCAGGAAACCTTAATTACCGCGAATGGAGAACGGTTTCCCAGTCTCTTTCTGAATAGTGGTTATGTGCAAGCCGGGATATCTCGCTATACCCCAGCTTGGGGCGTAACCTATACCCCTTTAACCGATAATGAAGTGATTTGGGTGGTGCAGAATAACCAGATTACGGCTCAATTACCCGGAGGAGTCGCTGGAGAGGAATCCTTTGTTATTCCAGTTAATGGGTATCTGCTTACCCACCGAGGACATGATCCAAATGCGATCGCTAAGTCACTCACCCTTGGCACAACCGTTCAGATTGAACAGAAAACCTTGCCCGTTGAGTTTAATGATTATCCTCATATCCTGGGTGCAGGTCCCTTGTTACTGCAAAATCGCCAAATTGTGTTAGACGCCAAAGCCGAAAACTTTAGTAATGCCTTTGCCCAACAATCTGCCATTCGGAGTGCGATCGGAATCACAGCAAATGGCACACTAATTATTGCGGCTATGCACAATCGTGTCGGTGGCAGGGGACCCAACTTGACGGAAACGGCACAGTTGATGCAACAACTGGGAGCCGTTGATGCGCTCAATCTCGATGGTGGCAGTTCTACTGGACTCTATTTGGGGGGTCATCTTCTAGATCGTTCTCCTCATACAGCCGCCCGGGTTCACAATGGTTTAGGACTCTTCCGACCCTATAAGTAG
- a CDS encoding phosphomannose isomerase type II C-terminal cupin domain produces MVQQAVPQDSAITLPRSLTAEGAAATELRPWGSFTVLEEGRGYKIKRIEVKPGHRLSLQMHYHRSEHWIVVSGMAKVICGDKELLIHQNQSSYVPQGHAHRLENPGVIPLVLIEVQNGEYLGEDDIIRYEDDYARSEST; encoded by the coding sequence ATGGTTCAGCAAGCAGTTCCTCAAGATTCGGCGATCACCCTACCCAGATCGTTGACTGCCGAAGGCGCTGCCGCTACAGAACTAAGACCTTGGGGTTCATTTACTGTTCTGGAAGAGGGGCGAGGATACAAAATTAAGCGTATTGAGGTGAAGCCGGGTCATCGCCTCAGTCTGCAAATGCACTACCATCGTAGTGAACACTGGATTGTTGTCAGTGGCATGGCGAAGGTTATTTGCGGGGATAAGGAATTATTGATTCATCAAAATCAGTCCAGTTACGTTCCTCAAGGACATGCTCATCGCCTAGAAAATCCGGGTGTCATTCCGCTGGTATTAATTGAAGTACAGAATGGCGAGTATCTTGGCGAAGATGACATTATTCGCTATGAAGATGACTACGCCCGCAGCGAGTCCACCTGA
- a CDS encoding HesB/IscA family protein produces the protein MITLSQAAIAEIRRLQTKRQQQQARLRLGVKPGGCADLYYTLEFDDAVRASDRVYDCQGVAVVVDEASIKHLTTLTLDYSEDLMGGGFRFYNPNAIETCGCGNSFRVKT, from the coding sequence ATGATTACACTGAGTCAAGCGGCGATCGCTGAAATTAGACGCCTGCAAACCAAGCGCCAGCAACAGCAAGCTCGATTACGCTTAGGAGTGAAGCCAGGAGGATGTGCCGATTTATACTATACTCTGGAGTTTGATGATGCCGTCAGAGCGAGCGATCGCGTCTATGATTGTCAAGGCGTCGCTGTTGTCGTGGATGAGGCAAGCATCAAGCATTTAACTACCCTCACCTTGGATTATTCCGAAGATCTCATGGGCGGTGGGTTTCGCTTTTATAATCCCAATGCCATTGAAACCTGTGGCTGTGGTAACTCGTTTCGAGTTAAGACGTGA
- the rpsL gene encoding 30S ribosomal protein S12, whose product MPTIQQLIRSERAKIKAKTKSPALKQCPQRRGVCTRVYTTTPKKPNSALRKVARVRLTSGFEVTAYIPGIGHNLQEHSVVMIRGGRVKDLPGVRYHIIRGTLDTAGVKDRKQGRSKYGTKRPK is encoded by the coding sequence ATGCCCACTATCCAGCAGCTTATTCGTAGCGAACGTGCCAAAATTAAGGCGAAAACAAAATCGCCTGCACTGAAACAATGTCCACAACGGCGGGGTGTTTGTACCCGCGTCTACACGACAACCCCCAAGAAACCGAACTCAGCCCTGCGGAAAGTGGCAAGGGTACGTCTGACCTCGGGTTTTGAAGTGACAGCGTATATTCCAGGGATTGGTCATAACCTTCAAGAACACTCGGTCGTCATGATTAGAGGAGGACGGGTTAAAGATTTACCCGGAGTTCGATATCACATTATTCGAGGAACTTTAGATACGGCAGGTGTGAAAGATCGCAAGCAAGGTCGTTCCAAGTACGGAACCAAGCGTCCTAAGTAA
- the rpsG gene encoding 30S ribosomal protein S7, with protein MSRRTVVKKRPVPPDPVYNSRLLSMMVRRIMHHGKKSVASRIIYDAFKIIEERTGKEPLEVFEEAVRNVTPLVEVKARRVGGATYQVPMEVRSERGITLAMRWLIQFSRSRPGRSMASKFANELMDAANETGNAIRKREETHRMADANKAFAHYRY; from the coding sequence ATGTCTCGTCGTACAGTTGTTAAAAAGCGCCCAGTCCCCCCTGACCCGGTTTATAACAGCCGTTTGCTTAGTATGATGGTGCGCCGGATTATGCATCATGGAAAAAAATCAGTAGCATCTCGGATTATCTATGACGCCTTCAAAATTATTGAAGAACGCACCGGAAAGGAACCGCTAGAGGTATTTGAAGAAGCGGTACGGAATGTCACTCCCTTAGTAGAAGTGAAAGCCCGTCGGGTGGGAGGGGCAACCTATCAAGTTCCGATGGAAGTCCGCTCAGAACGCGGAATAACATTAGCCATGCGCTGGCTAATCCAGTTTTCCCGAAGTCGTCCAGGGAGAAGTATGGCGAGTAAATTCGCAAATGAGCTGATGGATGCGGCAAATGAAACGGGGAATGCCATTCGTAAGCGAGAAGAAACCCATCGGATGGCAGATGCCAATAAAGCGTTTGCTCATTATCGCTACTAA